A genomic segment from Flavobacterium litorale encodes:
- a CDS encoding DUF3810 domain-containing protein, translated as MKKKKILTLFFVLQIIIVNLLSLFPNFVEKHYSNGLYPYIAATSRSIFGIFNFSVGDVIYGIVIILLLRWFWRKRKTWRRQWKINLLTIGSALSVFYFLFYFLWAVNYHRVPLNEKMGIEKKYTPEELIAFTKRLISKTNALHLQITHNDSIKVTNPYSVDEIYALAPNGYDSIAAQFPYFEFKRESLKSSLISTPLSYMGFGGYLNPFTNEAQVNYNLPLYNLPTTTCHEMSHQLGYASESEANFIGYMTSITNDDVYFQYSGYSFALKYCLRNIKDIDEATMENLLPLINKGILLNYEESDQFRDKYESFIETIFKYFYDNYLKLNHQKDGLKTYSKFVGLLVNYYADKDL; from the coding sequence ATGAAGAAAAAGAAAATACTAACGTTGTTTTTTGTACTGCAAATTATAATTGTAAACCTACTATCGTTATTCCCAAATTTTGTCGAAAAACACTATAGTAACGGGCTTTACCCTTACATTGCAGCTACCTCCAGAAGTATTTTTGGTATTTTTAATTTCTCTGTAGGCGATGTTATTTATGGCATTGTAATTATACTATTGTTACGTTGGTTTTGGCGCAAACGGAAAACGTGGCGCAGGCAATGGAAAATTAATTTGCTAACAATAGGCAGTGCGCTATCGGTATTTTATTTTCTATTCTATTTTTTATGGGCTGTTAATTACCACAGAGTGCCCTTGAACGAGAAAATGGGTATTGAAAAAAAATATACACCCGAAGAACTTATAGCATTTACTAAAAGACTAATTAGTAAAACCAACGCTTTACACCTGCAAATAACGCATAACGATAGTATAAAGGTTACCAATCCGTATAGTGTTGATGAGATTTACGCATTAGCACCTAACGGATACGATAGTATAGCAGCGCAATTTCCTTATTTTGAATTCAAACGAGAAAGCCTAAAATCGTCTTTAATTAGTACACCATTATCCTACATGGGCTTTGGGGGCTATTTAAACCCTTTTACTAACGAGGCACAAGTAAACTATAATTTACCACTTTATAATTTGCCTACTACGACGTGCCACGAAATGTCGCACCAATTGGGTTATGCTTCCGAAAGTGAGGCTAATTTTATTGGATACATGACTTCGATTACTAATGATGATGTTTATTTTCAGTATTCTGGGTACTCATTTGCGCTAAAATATTGCCTCCGTAATATTAAAGATATTGATGAGGCAACGATGGAAAATTTACTCCCACTTATTAATAAAGGTATACTATTAAACTATGAGGAAAGCGACCAGTTTAGGGATAAGTATGAGTCGTTTATAGAAACCATTTTTAAATACTTTTACGATAATTACCTAAAACTAAACCACCAAAAAGACGGGTTAAAAACCTATAGTAAGTTTGTGGGTTTGTTGGTAAATTATTACGCTGATAAAGATTTATAA
- a CDS encoding aminoacyl-histidine dipeptidase produces the protein MNEAIRNLEPKALWNKFADLNAVPRPSKKEERVIAFMKEFGEKLNLPVVIDEVGNVIIKKPATQGMEDRKMIVMQSHLDMVHQKNADTDFDFDTQGIEMYVDGDWVRAKGTTLGADNGLGVATIMAILESTDIPHPAIEALFTIDEETGMTGAMGLKGGLLEGEILLNLDTEEDDEIDIGCAGGVDVTATREYNEEDVPENAVGYTITVKGLNGGHSGMDINKGLANANKVMNRLLFDSFENFGLQIAEINGGSLRNAIPRESVAKVIISQIFDEAFVFDMQQIVNDIKAEYKTIDPNLEVIIEKTDLPAKVMELGVQEGLTRALYAAHNGVYRMSPDMEDLVETSNNIARVIVKDGNIKVACLTRSSVETSKFDLANALRATFELIGCEVTLSGSYPGWTPNVNSEILEVLKEIYEKQNGTAPDVVACHAGLECGLLGTHYPDMDMISFGPTIKGAHSPDERASISSAQKYWKFTLAILANIPKK, from the coding sequence ATGAACGAAGCAATAAGAAACCTAGAGCCAAAAGCACTTTGGAATAAATTTGCAGATTTAAATGCTGTACCACGCCCGTCGAAAAAAGAAGAACGTGTAATAGCCTTTATGAAAGAGTTTGGCGAAAAGCTAAACCTACCTGTAGTAATTGATGAGGTAGGCAATGTTATTATTAAAAAGCCTGCTACGCAAGGTATGGAAGACAGGAAGATGATAGTAATGCAGAGCCACCTTGATATGGTGCACCAAAAAAATGCCGATACCGATTTTGATTTTGATACGCAAGGTATTGAAATGTATGTGGATGGCGATTGGGTACGTGCCAAAGGCACAACACTAGGTGCCGATAACGGGCTTGGCGTTGCCACTATTATGGCAATACTAGAAAGTACCGATATACCACACCCAGCTATTGAGGCACTATTTACGATAGATGAAGAAACGGGTATGACGGGTGCTATGGGCTTAAAAGGTGGATTGCTAGAGGGCGAAATACTTTTGAACCTAGATACAGAGGAAGACGATGAGATTGATATAGGTTGTGCAGGTGGTGTAGATGTTACCGCTACACGCGAATATAATGAGGAAGATGTACCAGAAAACGCAGTAGGATATACCATTACCGTAAAAGGGCTTAATGGTGGGCACTCGGGTATGGACATTAATAAAGGTTTAGCCAATGCTAACAAGGTAATGAACCGTTTATTGTTTGATAGCTTTGAGAACTTTGGGCTGCAAATTGCCGAAATTAACGGTGGTAGCCTTCGTAATGCTATTCCGCGTGAGAGCGTTGCAAAAGTTATCATCTCACAAATATTCGATGAGGCTTTTGTTTTTGATATGCAGCAAATTGTAAACGATATTAAAGCAGAGTATAAAACGATTGATCCTAACTTGGAGGTAATTATTGAAAAAACCGATTTACCTGCTAAAGTTATGGAGCTTGGCGTGCAAGAGGGTTTAACCCGAGCACTGTATGCAGCACATAATGGTGTGTACCGCATGAGCCCCGATATGGAGGACTTGGTAGAAACATCCAACAACATTGCCCGTGTTATAGTAAAAGACGGTAACATAAAGGTTGCTTGCCTAACCCGTTCATCAGTAGAAACATCAAAATTTGATTTAGCCAATGCACTGCGTGCTACATTTGAGCTTATTGGGTGCGAGGTTACGCTATCGGGCAGTTACCCGGGTTGGACGCCTAACGTAAATTCTGAAATATTAGAAGTACTTAAAGAAATTTACGAAAAACAAAACGGTACAGCTCCAGATGTAGTAGCTTGCCATGCTGGTTTGGAGTGTGGTTTACTAGGTACGCATTACCCTGATATGGACATGATATCATTCGGACCAACTATAAAAGGAGCGCATAGCCCCGACGAACGCGCCAGTATATCATCTGCACAAAAATACTGGAAGTTTACTTTAGCGATATTGGCAAACATTCCAAAAAAATAG
- a CDS encoding pentapeptide repeat-containing protein — MTIEDKTFEKINYSIESLERAEHDNCTFTDCNFTGVDMSNMAFSECTFTNCNFSMVKAVHTALRDINFENCKMLGFDFTKCHTFLLSFTFNNCNLDLAAFNGLKLKGTRFTNCSLCEADFTDTDVTNAIFNDSNLKRAVFHNTILEKADLRTATAYSIDPDVNRIKKAKFSLPAVTGLLDKYNIDIR, encoded by the coding sequence ATGACTATTGAAGATAAAACATTCGAAAAGATAAACTATAGTATTGAAAGCCTAGAAAGAGCGGAACACGATAACTGTACTTTTACAGATTGCAATTTTACAGGGGTTGATATGAGCAATATGGCATTCTCAGAATGTACGTTTACTAATTGCAACTTTAGCATGGTTAAAGCCGTACATACCGCGTTAAGAGATATTAATTTTGAGAACTGTAAAATGCTAGGCTTTGACTTTACAAAGTGCCATACGTTTTTACTATCTTTTACTTTTAATAACTGTAATTTAGACCTTGCTGCTTTTAACGGACTAAAACTTAAAGGGACCAGATTTACAAATTGTAGTTTGTGCGAGGCTGATTTTACAGATACCGATGTTACCAATGCTATTTTTAATGATAGTAACCTAAAAAGGGCAGTGTTCCATAACACTATACTGGAAAAAGCGGATTTACGTACCGCTACCGCCTATAGTATAGACCCTGACGTAAACCGAATTAAAAAAGCAAAATTCTCTCTGCCTGCTGTTACAGGCTTATTGGATAAATACAACATCGATATACGTTAA